The Desmonostoc muscorum LEGE 12446 genome includes a region encoding these proteins:
- a CDS encoding CHAT domain-containing protein → MRQPHPLRLILLLCLSLCSQTASAYPKPTPSQLITQTNTQDSNRAAAQKAEAEAKKLDLKTTPITQVIAKWEEALKYWGLAGDRQKQANTLDRISKLYWARGEYPKALEYAQKALPICQALGDRDCEGAATGSLSLVYDKMGEHEKAIDMVLKVPSFFPKSLDLPPLVFSTVGQIYSQKLGEKQKALDYYNKALDFWKEKGDVVQQAETLEYIAFFYFNDFGEINKSFDYITQANNLDPEFKRKGSISDLMYRTLQSSTCSDKLASIKKPPEIEKLDNSSNQSANANSAAATNNNIENWKQTVQKYRTLENLGSEAFFLEMLGGLAYGRVGEYQKALEVYQQALKLRQIMGGKLDEAKTLTDIADILNRQGKKQEAINGLNQALDIQRQIKTRPAEAYTLLTLGDVYWSLGAYPESLNVYNQALSISQIISDRGSETRTLTKIGDVYRKLQTYPQALNSYQQALSISKNTGNCQDEGISLLSITRNHFAAGDYQQAINFGNQVIALSRNLEMDESKLVLEAATLDIFAQVEIKQGNYSQALESSQKARKAARESRYRDLEGIVIGSTAEAYAALKQPEKAIQTYQEQLALYNEIGFSAEQAQSLYNIAKLQRQNNQLQQALTEIDKAITIIENIRQEVASSDLRTSFFATVQDYYRLKIDILMELHKKDPSKGYDVKAIETSDRSRARGLVELLTEARANIRKGANPELLAEESRLQALIDAREKLRFEIVNSNKIKDPVSQANADKLKTEIDQLLAQQKELETKIRQSSPKYANLKYPQPLTLPQIQQQLDKDTLLLQYSLGEERSFLWVVSPNSLDTYELPKKQEIEKSAINLFCLISHRSSKPPSVTNKENPCADIKTRRIDKAATELSQLILTSVKDKLGTKRLVIVADGALQYIPFAALADLTPQPPSLQGKGEKDKLPSPTRGGAGGEVIPGDKDRRGIDVIPNIPASGNNFNYQPLFVNHEIVNLPSASAIAIQRQELAARKQAPKTLAILADPVYSATDTRVNNAQNKQKSLDIELERSALKRSADISNPQGWGRIFGTRQEAETILKLVPNSNRQQVFDFEANYTWATSSSLNQFRILHFATHGFVNDANPELSGIVLSLVDQQGQDIRGYLRLADLFNLDYPADLIVLSACETGLGKEIQGEGLVGLTRGLMYAGAERLVVSLWQVSDEGTSVFMQEFYKQMLQQGKPANEALRATQLKMWRQEKWRNPNYWAAFTFLGEWR, encoded by the coding sequence ATGCGCCAACCACACCCCCTAAGATTAATCCTGTTGCTGTGCTTATCCTTATGTTCACAAACAGCCAGCGCCTATCCCAAACCAACACCCTCTCAACTAATAACCCAAACCAACACCCAAGACAGCAACCGGGCTGCGGCTCAAAAAGCAGAAGCCGAAGCCAAAAAGTTAGACTTAAAAACCACACCCATTACTCAAGTCATTGCTAAATGGGAAGAAGCCTTAAAATATTGGGGCTTAGCAGGCGATCGCCAAAAACAAGCCAATACTCTCGATCGCATTTCCAAACTATACTGGGCTCGGGGAGAATATCCCAAAGCTTTGGAATATGCTCAGAAAGCGTTACCTATTTGTCAAGCTTTAGGCGATCGCGATTGTGAGGGAGCAGCCACTGGTTCACTTTCCCTGGTCTACGACAAGATGGGAGAACACGAAAAGGCGATCGATATGGTTCTGAAAGTGCCATCATTTTTTCCCAAAAGTCTCGATTTGCCACCTCTCGTTTTTAGTACAGTTGGACAGATTTATAGTCAAAAGTTAGGGGAAAAACAGAAAGCGCTTGATTATTACAACAAAGCTTTGGATTTCTGGAAAGAAAAAGGTGATGTCGTCCAACAAGCTGAAACACTCGAATATATTGCTTTTTTTTACTTCAACGATTTCGGTGAAATCAACAAAAGCTTTGATTACATCACACAAGCTAATAATCTCGATCCAGAATTTAAGAGAAAAGGAAGCATATCTGATTTGATGTACAGGACGTTACAAAGTTCAACTTGTTCTGATAAATTAGCATCAATAAAAAAGCCTCCTGAAATTGAGAAATTAGATAATTCTTCTAACCAATCAGCAAACGCTAATTCTGCCGCAGCTACCAACAATAATATCGAAAATTGGAAACAAACAGTTCAAAAATACCGCACGCTAGAGAATCTTGGAAGTGAAGCATTTTTTCTAGAAATGCTTGGCGGTTTAGCATACGGCAGAGTTGGGGAATATCAAAAAGCCCTTGAAGTTTATCAACAAGCACTCAAACTAAGACAAATAATGGGCGGTAAGCTTGATGAAGCAAAGACACTTACTGATATCGCTGATATTCTCAACCGACAAGGTAAAAAACAAGAAGCGATTAATGGCCTCAATCAAGCGTTAGACATTCAACGTCAGATTAAAACTCGTCCAGCAGAAGCATATACTTTGTTGACTCTTGGTGATGTTTACTGGTCTTTAGGGGCATATCCTGAGAGTTTAAATGTTTATAATCAAGCATTATCCATCTCGCAAATTATTAGCGATCGCGGCAGTGAAACTCGTACTCTGACGAAGATTGGTGATGTTTATCGTAAGTTGCAAACATACCCACAAGCTCTGAATTCTTATCAGCAAGCCTTGTCTATATCCAAAAACACGGGAAACTGTCAGGATGAAGGCATTTCACTATTGAGTATTACTAGAAATCACTTTGCTGCGGGAGATTATCAACAAGCAATTAATTTTGGCAATCAGGTTATAGCTTTATCTCGTAATCTAGAGATGGATGAGTCTAAATTAGTTTTAGAAGCAGCGACACTTGATATCTTTGCTCAAGTTGAGATTAAACAAGGAAATTATTCCCAGGCTCTAGAATCCTCTCAAAAAGCCAGAAAAGCAGCACGAGAATCTCGCTATAGGGACTTAGAGGGAATAGTGATTGGCTCAACTGCTGAAGCTTACGCAGCCCTTAAACAACCAGAAAAAGCCATCCAAACCTATCAAGAACAACTTGCTCTGTATAACGAAATAGGCTTTAGTGCTGAACAAGCCCAAAGTCTCTACAATATCGCCAAACTCCAACGCCAAAACAACCAATTACAACAAGCCCTCACCGAGATAGATAAAGCAATAACAATCATCGAAAACATCCGCCAAGAAGTCGCTAGTTCAGACTTACGAACCTCCTTTTTTGCCACTGTACAAGATTATTACCGACTCAAAATCGACATCTTGATGGAACTGCACAAAAAAGACCCATCAAAAGGATACGATGTCAAAGCAATTGAAACAAGCGATCGCTCTCGCGCTAGAGGACTTGTAGAACTGTTAACCGAAGCACGCGCCAATATCCGCAAAGGTGCAAACCCGGAACTCCTAGCAGAGGAAAGCCGCTTACAAGCCTTAATTGATGCTAGAGAAAAACTGCGGTTTGAGATAGTTAATAGTAACAAAATTAAAGACCCCGTTTCTCAAGCCAACGCTGACAAGTTGAAAACAGAAATCGATCAACTCCTAGCCCAACAAAAGGAACTAGAAACCAAAATCCGCCAAAGTAGTCCAAAATACGCCAACCTGAAGTATCCCCAACCCCTGACTTTACCGCAAATTCAGCAACAACTCGATAAAGACACCCTGCTGTTACAGTATTCCTTGGGTGAAGAACGCAGTTTTTTATGGGTGGTTTCTCCCAATTCTCTCGACACTTACGAACTTCCCAAAAAACAAGAGATAGAGAAAAGCGCCATCAATTTATTTTGTCTCATCAGCCATAGAAGTTCTAAACCACCTTCAGTAACAAATAAAGAAAACCCCTGTGCAGACATCAAAACTCGGCGCATTGACAAAGCAGCTACCGAACTCAGTCAACTCATTCTCACATCTGTAAAAGATAAATTAGGCACTAAACGCTTAGTTATTGTTGCGGATGGGGCTTTGCAGTATATTCCCTTTGCGGCGTTGGCTGACCTAACCCCCCAACCCCCTTCCCTGCAAGGAAAGGGGGAGAAAGACAAACTCCCCTCCCCTACTAGGGGAGGGGCTGGGGGAGAGGTCATTCCAGGAGATAAAGATAGAAGAGGTATTGATGTTATCCCAAATATTCCGGCATCAGGGAACAACTTTAACTACCAACCGCTATTTGTTAACCATGAAATAGTTAATCTACCTTCTGCTTCAGCGATCGCCATTCAACGCCAAGAACTCGCTGCACGTAAACAAGCACCCAAAACCTTGGCTATCCTCGCTGATCCAGTATACAGCGCTACTGATACGCGAGTTAACAATGCCCAAAATAAACAAAAATCCCTTGACATAGAGCTAGAACGCTCTGCCCTCAAACGTTCTGCTGATATTTCCAATCCCCAAGGTTGGGGACGAATTTTTGGTACTCGCCAAGAAGCCGAGACAATTTTAAAACTTGTACCTAACTCCAATCGTCAGCAAGTCTTTGATTTTGAGGCTAACTACACTTGGGCTACTAGCAGCAGCCTCAATCAATTCCGCATCTTACACTTTGCCACTCACGGTTTTGTCAACGATGCCAACCCAGAGTTATCAGGTATTGTACTTTCTCTGGTAGATCAACAAGGTCAAGACATCCGCGGATATCTGCGCTTAGCAGATTTGTTTAACCTTGATTATCCAGCCGATTTAATTGTTCTAAGTGCTTGCGAAACGGGATTAGGTAAGGAAATCCAAGGTGAAGGCTTGGTGGGATTGACAAGAGGCTTAATGTATGCAGGTGCAGAACGGTTGGTGGTGTCGTTGTGGCAAGTTAGCGATGAAGGTACATCTGTGTTTATGCAGGAATTTTACAAACAAATGTTGCAGCAAGGCAAGCCAGCAAATGAGGCGTTGCGGGCGACGCAATTGAAAATGTGGCGTCAGGAGAAATGGCGTAATCCCAATTATTGGGCGGCGTTTACGTTCTTGGGTGAGTGGCGATGA
- a CDS encoding caspase family protein encodes MSDIKRRHFLQFCASTFATLGLSQLDIMQQGKRYSQVLAQSTPRKLALLVGINEYSGTIPALKGCVNDVLLQKELLIYRFGFKSEDIRILTDKQATRQGILTAFEEHLINQAKPGDVVVFHFSGHGSQVEDRDRDSPDGLNSTFVPIDSQLPPGYPVVGGAVQDIMGHTLFLLMSALKTDNITVVLDSCHSGGGTRGNLRVRSRDGSSLLQPSQAELDYQQQWLKKLGLSQQQFIERRRKGVAKGVVIASAKREQYAADAAFDDFYAGAFTYLLTQYLWQQSGNEPVNRAIVNVARSTKVLAREQGNFQDPQLETNFSRENTNAPIYFSSFSALPAEAVVTQVKGDQVKLWLGGIDSQSLEAFKKDMILTVLDPKGGERGLVKLGDRQGLIANGKLLTTARAQTTIQPGTLLQERIRSIPNNLTLKIGLDDSLDNNTTQQATQALGAINRIEPKPLGTFEVQYIFGRMSEVKHQQLQKQRIVNLPTVGSFGLFLPSQDQIVPASFGNGNETVTEAVKRLQPKLKSLLAARIVKQILGNANTSRIAVTASMNIAVNNELFAETFTIRGAVKKETGELNKPAPAQPLNSSDSGVAKLPIGTEITFQIANNESSPLYVSILVIDAQGEMTVIFPNNWSASDDAALIEAKQKQVIPQTDDGFKLTIGEPLGISEALIIASTTPLRNSLKALQTIAKSRGLENRSAPVAIPDEVLDVTNSLLYDLDAGTRGGINVEGIALPDGVRGIDTKKLAAMAIAFEVVAAANS; translated from the coding sequence ATGTCTGACATCAAACGCCGTCATTTTCTCCAATTTTGTGCTTCCACTTTTGCAACATTGGGTTTAAGCCAGTTGGATATTATGCAGCAGGGGAAACGCTACAGCCAAGTCCTCGCCCAAAGTACACCCCGCAAACTGGCGCTACTGGTGGGTATAAATGAGTATTCTGGTACCATCCCAGCTTTAAAAGGTTGTGTAAATGACGTTCTTTTGCAGAAAGAGTTATTAATTTACCGCTTTGGCTTTAAATCAGAGGATATTCGCATCTTGACGGATAAACAAGCCACCCGTCAAGGTATCCTCACAGCCTTTGAAGAACATTTGATTAATCAAGCTAAACCTGGGGATGTGGTGGTGTTCCACTTTTCTGGACATGGTTCACAAGTAGAAGATCGCGATCGCGATTCCCCTGATGGACTCAACAGCACTTTTGTACCCATAGATAGCCAATTACCGCCAGGATATCCGGTTGTTGGTGGCGCAGTCCAAGACATTATGGGACACACGCTGTTTTTACTGATGTCTGCACTGAAAACAGACAACATTACTGTTGTGTTAGATAGCTGTCATTCTGGCGGTGGGACACGGGGGAATTTGCGGGTGCGATCGCGTGATGGTAGTTCACTTCTGCAACCGAGTCAAGCGGAACTCGATTATCAGCAACAATGGTTAAAAAAACTCGGACTTTCACAACAACAATTTATCGAACGTCGCAGAAAAGGAGTTGCTAAGGGAGTTGTCATCGCCAGCGCCAAACGCGAACAATACGCCGCCGATGCAGCTTTTGATGACTTTTATGCTGGAGCCTTTACTTATTTATTAACTCAATATCTATGGCAGCAAAGTGGAAATGAACCTGTGAATAGAGCGATCGTCAATGTAGCTCGGAGTACGAAAGTTCTAGCTAGAGAGCAAGGAAACTTTCAAGATCCCCAATTAGAAACAAACTTTAGCAGAGAAAATACCAACGCACCGATCTATTTCTCTTCCTTTTCGGCTCTCCCAGCAGAGGCTGTGGTTACTCAAGTCAAGGGAGACCAAGTAAAATTGTGGCTCGGCGGCATAGATTCACAAAGTTTGGAAGCGTTTAAAAAAGATATGATTTTAACCGTCTTAGATCCTAAAGGCGGTGAAAGAGGACTGGTAAAGTTAGGCGATCGCCAAGGATTAATTGCCAATGGTAAACTACTAACAACTGCCAGGGCACAAACCACAATTCAACCAGGAACTTTATTACAAGAACGCATCCGCAGCATCCCCAACAATCTAACTTTAAAAATTGGGCTAGATGACTCCTTAGATAATAATACTACCCAGCAGGCAACCCAAGCGTTAGGAGCAATTAATCGCATTGAGCCCAAACCCTTAGGGACTTTTGAGGTGCAATATATTTTTGGACGCATGAGTGAGGTCAAACATCAACAATTACAGAAACAACGAATAGTTAATTTACCCACCGTAGGCAGTTTTGGTTTATTTTTACCTAGCCAAGATCAGATAGTTCCGGCCTCTTTTGGTAATGGTAATGAAACAGTAACTGAGGCAGTAAAGCGGTTGCAACCGAAGTTAAAATCACTGTTAGCAGCCAGAATTGTCAAGCAAATACTAGGAAATGCTAACACCTCGCGGATTGCAGTCACCGCATCCATGAATATCGCTGTCAATAATGAGTTGTTTGCTGAAACTTTCACAATTCGCGGTGCTGTGAAAAAAGAAACCGGAGAGCTAAATAAACCAGCGCCAGCACAGCCGCTCAATTCTTCTGATTCTGGTGTAGCCAAATTACCAATAGGAACTGAGATTACTTTCCAAATTGCAAATAACGAATCTAGTCCTCTCTACGTCAGCATTTTGGTAATTGATGCTCAAGGAGAAATGACAGTTATTTTTCCCAATAATTGGTCAGCCTCAGATGATGCGGCGTTAATAGAAGCCAAACAAAAGCAGGTAATTCCCCAGACTGATGACGGGTTTAAACTCACCATTGGCGAACCTTTAGGAATCTCAGAAGCCCTGATCATTGCTAGTACAACACCTTTACGAAATTCTCTCAAAGCATTGCAAACAATTGCTAAGTCAAGGGGACTGGAAAATCGCAGTGCGCCTGTTGCCATCCCTGATGAAGTGTTAGATGTTACCAATAGTTTGCTCTATGACTTAGATGCAGGGACTCGTGGCGGCATTAATGTCGAAGGGATCGCACTCCCAGATGGAGTTCGTGGTATTGATACCAAAAAACTGGCAGCAATGGCGATCGCATTTGAGGTGGTTGCTGCTGCCAATAGTTAG
- a CDS encoding aldo/keto reductase has translation MSETTSNSEMLYRVLGSTKEKVSAIGLGGWHIGLKHIDEQLAIRIVRTAIDGGITFMDNSWDYNDGVSEIRMGKALRDRYRDKVFLMTKIDGRSKKAAAKQLDESLQRLQVDYIDLVQHHEIIRYEDPHRVFDPEGANAALIEAREAGKLRYIGFTGHKDPHVHLHMLEVAASHKFKFDTVQMPLNVMDAHYRSFEKLVLPELVKQNIGVLGMKSLGNGILLRSNTVKPIECLQYALNLPTSVVITGIDSMEILEQAFTAVRTFQPMNDQQVRSLLEKTAKAASSGEFEPFKTSSIFDSTAQNPDWLGDEPQRIQELMPA, from the coding sequence ATGTCCGAAACTACATCAAATTCAGAAATGCTATATCGAGTTCTCGGTAGTACAAAAGAGAAAGTTTCGGCTATCGGACTGGGTGGTTGGCATATTGGCTTGAAGCACATTGATGAGCAACTAGCTATCCGGATTGTTCGCACAGCGATCGATGGCGGCATTACTTTTATGGACAATAGTTGGGATTACAATGATGGAGTTAGCGAAATTCGTATGGGCAAAGCACTGCGCGATCGCTACCGTGACAAAGTGTTCCTGATGACAAAAATTGACGGTCGGTCTAAGAAAGCAGCAGCAAAACAGCTAGACGAATCACTTCAACGTTTGCAAGTTGATTACATCGATCTTGTTCAGCACCACGAAATTATTCGCTACGAAGATCCGCATCGAGTTTTTGACCCAGAAGGGGCGAATGCTGCCTTGATTGAAGCACGGGAAGCTGGTAAGCTGCGATACATTGGTTTCACTGGACATAAAGACCCCCACGTGCATCTGCATATGTTGGAAGTTGCAGCCAGTCATAAGTTTAAATTTGATACAGTGCAGATGCCATTAAATGTCATGGATGCACATTACCGGAGCTTTGAGAAGCTGGTTTTGCCAGAACTAGTTAAACAAAACATCGGCGTTCTCGGCATGAAAAGTTTAGGAAATGGTATACTTTTGCGATCAAATACCGTAAAGCCAATCGAGTGTTTACAGTATGCTCTGAATCTGCCAACATCGGTTGTAATTACCGGAATTGACAGCATGGAGATTCTCGAACAAGCCTTTACAGCAGTGCGGACATTCCAGCCAATGAATGACCAGCAAGTGCGATCGCTCTTAGAAAAAACGGCAAAAGCAGCATCAAGCGGCGAATTTGAGCCATTCAAAACTTCATCGATTTTTGACAGCACTGCCCAAAATCCAGATTGGCTGGGAGACGAGCCACAACGCATTCAGGAATTGATGCCAGCATAA
- a CDS encoding glycoside hydrolase family 24 protein — MYLLQWYIQGELRSPSDPIFEVRQPPLVMKEGDPYIRALMRTISASEASGNRPYSLLYGGQQVSDLSRHPQICVRIVTGPNTGNCSTAAGRYQIINTTWYNIAPRYHPNPMRLMFWVNYSFEAEYQDIVVYRWLNDSKVWGTNISQLLRQGKLNDVLRRLSPTWTSLGYGIETNSVSRSLPKIYQKILQEELNAANQPTTPNLTPFPNPSSKQR, encoded by the coding sequence GTGTATTTGTTGCAGTGGTATATTCAAGGAGAATTGCGATCGCCTTCCGATCCAATCTTTGAAGTTAGACAGCCACCTTTGGTAATGAAAGAGGGCGACCCTTATATTCGCGCTCTAATGCGAACCATCTCGGCAAGTGAGGCAAGTGGTAACCGTCCCTATTCTCTGTTGTATGGTGGACAACAAGTCAGCGACCTCAGCCGACATCCCCAGATATGCGTCAGAATTGTCACAGGCCCCAACACAGGTAATTGTTCCACTGCTGCTGGTAGATATCAAATCATCAACACTACCTGGTACAATATAGCGCCTCGCTATCACCCAAACCCAATGCGGTTGATGTTTTGGGTTAATTATAGTTTTGAAGCAGAATATCAAGACATAGTAGTTTATCGTTGGTTGAATGATTCCAAAGTTTGGGGAACTAATATTTCTCAACTCTTGCGCCAGGGAAAATTAAATGATGTTTTGCGGCGACTTTCTCCCACTTGGACGAGTTTAGGATATGGCATAGAAACTAACTCTGTTAGTAGGTCTTTGCCTAAGATTTATCAGAAAATATTGCAAGAGGAATTAAACGCAGCTAACCAACCAACAACCCCAAATTTGACTCCATTCCCAAATCCTTCCAGCAAACAACGATAA